The Musa acuminata AAA Group cultivar baxijiao chromosome BXJ2-2, Cavendish_Baxijiao_AAA, whole genome shotgun sequence genome contains the following window.
AATTTTCTAGTTGGTGATGATGCCATGTTTAATACTCAACACTACATTGTTGCTCTGGTTGTTCTCCATCGAAAACCTCCGAACCGTCTATTCTTTGTAACATGGCATTTGGGTTTCCTCTACTGCAGGTGCATTTGTGGATTGTTCAACATCACGAAACTCCTGCTTCTCCAGTGCTCCTGCCAAGGCATCAGACATCCGAGGCCTCCTGCAGCCGTTCTCTATATTTGCTCTTGCTGATCTAGTCCTTAAGATAGAAAGTCAACATGATACAGATTTGAACCAAGAAACATTCCTTAGCTGCAAATTTAGTCTCTTAAAGTGATCCTTGTTGTTCTGCATTGCATATTGATCCCTAATCTTTGGTTTTTATGTACAGAGAGTGGCAATTAAATGTTTGAACAGATTAAACTTCACTTTATAAGTGGATTACTTTAATTATCAGTTCTGGTATTCCACAAGTGTACATATTGGAAACATGGAAGTGCTGCTTGTGCCAAAGACTCTTGCTTCTGTCAGAATCTATATGTGGTTATGAGAGATAATACTGCGATTGCTTGGATGTATGCCTTGAAACGCTAATACAGCTTTtctagtgtatatatatatatatatatatatatatatatatatatatatattgctctcAGCATCGGTCATCTCTTATGAACCTTCTTCCGCCGGTGCCGGCCTCCCTTTGGCAGTTGTAGTAGGTGGCGGCCACAGGCACCAAGTAATGCTCCATGACGAACCTTTTTGTGCTAAAGTGGTGGCGCAACTCCGGCGTGAACACCGTCTCCCTTCCCATCTGGCGGAGCAGCACGAACACCACCCGGTGGATCCCTGCTGCCGGCCGGGGGCACTCGTAGCACACGATCTCCCTTCCTGTGTCACCAACATCACAGTTAATTGAGGGAGATTAAGCACAAGGATACATATAGAGGAATCTGAGGAACGATGTCATGTTGGCGTGCACATGCACCACACGATCCATGGGATGGTCGTGTGGTGTGGCAATGGCATCTCAAATCCTTCCCCTACTCGAGGTTGAAACCCTTCCATGTGCGATCGTAGCAGAAAGAAGCGACTCGAGCCTTTTGGGAACTGTTCACCATCGTACGTCACTCACCGAAGCTTGCGTTTGTGGTCGCTGGGATGTCCGTCACCAACCTACAAAAGCCATCAGTTAAAGATCCGTCAGCTCTATACCAGCCACATGCCTTTCTTTCTCCGACctcccacagagagagagagagagagagttgaccaGTGGAGGTACTCCCGGAGCGTCGGGTTGCTCGGGTTGGGGGCGTCGGGATCCACCATCACCTGCCAAAAACAAGAGCGCTAAGGGACTCACCTAACGTGTTCGAGGCGGAACCGGGGTGCAATctgtgagaagaagaagaactcaCGAGCGTGTAGAAGATGCGCAGGTCGTCTCCTCCAACCTGAACAAGAGGCTTGTCGACCACAGCAGACGGCTTGAACTCGCTGCCATTGATGACCAGCCTGTTCTTGTACATGACACCGAGCGACACCGATCGAGCGAACGGGTCCAACACATCGCCCACGACATGGCCCAGGATTAGCGGATCCCTCGACATTCTGTGACCGAAGCTTCTTTCCAGACGAAGGTCGATGAGAACACAGTGTTCAGGCGGTCTTTTATAGGAGCTCCGCTCCATGTCAGGCCAACGCGGAGTATCGAGCAGGACGATAAGAGCGCACAGAAAGCAGGAGACACATTTCACCGCCGCGATAATCGTTGAGGAATCTGCTTTTGTGACCGGAGACTCTCATGCAATTATCGGGTGTACGAAAGGAGAGTGGGCCTTAAGTGGACGGGGTGGGTGGGTGGGCTAAGAATGTTATCTTTCTGCATGCACCTCCACCTTTTGTCGTCATCTGATCATTCACGAAGACAGAACAACAGCATCGATCGTGCATGCAAGAAGCAGCACCGCACCAGATGCATCGCAGACTCCATGATGCATTCACGCAGCGAAGGCGAAAAGGGCACAAAGATTCAAGCTGCCCTTTCCGCACACCTTTACCCCATCCCTTGTAAAGCCGGATGATGAGCATACTCGCGATCTTGACGAAACTAACAAGCCCGCTAATCGACCTATATCATCCGACATTCGGAGAGAGAACACATGGAATAGTTGCAGGTCTCATTTGGTTCGAGTTGTAGCAAATATTCGGTCTCGATCTTGATGGCAGGTGGCAGATAACAAGAGAAAGAAACGCGAGTCGTCCCTTCAGAGGTGTCTCAAGAAAAGGAGAGGATGGCTCTGAGAGGATGATGAAGAATTTGCATCTACGGAAGGGATAGAAAGCCAGCGTCCTTCAAGACAAATGCAGATTCCAAGGTTCCATTCTTATTCGGATGTCGTCTTTGTTCGCCaaggaagcatatgggatgttccaCATCATTGTCTACCTGAGCTGCCTGGAAGCTCTCAATTTCCTTCGAATCATACACGACGAACTCAAACATCATGTTATAATGACATCATCAGCTCCGTAAGCTCAAAGGAagacaacagagagagagagagagagagagagagagagagagagagagagagagagatcattttGTTCTTACATGTCTGTAGAAACGTTGAAAGGCTCCCCCTTTTGTCCATAGA
Protein-coding sequences here:
- the LOC135606134 gene encoding protein FLOWERING LOCUS T-like, which produces MERSSYKRPPEHCVLIDLRLERSFGHRMSRDPLILGHVVGDVLDPFARSVSLGVMYKNRLVINGSEFKPSAVVDKPLVQVGGDDLRIFYTLVMVDPDAPNPSNPTLREYLHWLVTDIPATTNASFGREIVCYECPRPAAGIHRVVFVLLRQMGRETVFTPELRHHFSTKRFVMEHYLVPVAATYYNCQREAGTGGRRFIRDDRC